One Candidatus Lernaella stagnicola DNA window includes the following coding sequences:
- a CDS encoding PBP1A family penicillin-binding protein, whose amino-acid sequence MPQGKPLLMRPHGRNHKWHVLLNFVVTGILGAAVAAGIFAFVFYNMLAVGLPKIDSLDDYRPNLVTEVRDRHGELIGEFMYENQRRYLISAENLPEHVVYAFVSAEDKTFFEHEGIDYWGIARAAIANLRAGEIKQGGSTITQQVVKSLLLTPEKTYSRKMREMILAKRIEDRLSKEDILYLYLNQIYFGGGAYGVEAAARAYLGKSAAQLSVAEAALLAGLVQAPGRYSPRTRPERAMTRRHYVLTRLLEDGRITAEEFQTADAQPLTVLPWHDINKELAPDYVEFVRRYLMEQYGAEKVLQGGLRVTTACDLELQRAARAAVDLGLRQHAKRQGILALPPVTPREQWPEAMRRITRINAGKDATQVREGLVIGLDDIRRTATVDVGGGLVDVPLAKIKWATRIKRGRKTTSVTVRRPSDLLRPGDRVQVYRESKGGAYVLAAWPAAEAALLSMEVRTRHVLAMIGGADFEQSEFNRAVQARRQPGSAFKPIVYAAAVNAGLTAATVFPDTALVFSDNWRPANYDRRFRGYMSLREALTRSINTVTIRVADMIGVDYLTAFAKRVGLHSLTGGDLSMAIGTYEITPLELVNAFGVFASGGVLTDPVFVLQVADADGNLLEEAEFSDFVEQTPPLAEKPDLRAVAANNWPDVHNNPLEDPMRERRLMEFLSDFGVDKTTPEDEDEEDEDTPEPHGEIPISAIVSGKTIRRQVVDPQVSFVITDMMHSVASRGTGAKSNVLGRVLAGKTGTTNDYADAWFVGFSPEVLAGVWVGYDRGGKSLGRSESGSTTALPIWIDYMRNALKGREPSSFAAPTGLVYARIDPETGLLAHPDAPGVNEMFVAGTEPTEYAPNPATPNAADFFDLEFEGDLE is encoded by the coding sequence GTGCCCCAGGGCAAACCGCTGCTGATGAGACCACACGGGCGAAACCACAAGTGGCACGTGTTGCTCAACTTTGTCGTCACCGGCATCCTCGGCGCGGCGGTAGCGGCGGGCATTTTCGCCTTCGTTTTCTACAACATGCTGGCGGTCGGGCTGCCCAAGATCGACTCGTTGGACGATTATCGTCCTAACCTGGTGACCGAAGTGCGCGATCGCCACGGCGAGTTGATCGGCGAATTCATGTACGAAAATCAGCGGCGTTATCTGATTTCGGCCGAGAATCTGCCGGAGCACGTCGTGTACGCCTTCGTGTCGGCCGAGGACAAGACGTTTTTTGAACACGAGGGCATCGATTACTGGGGGATCGCGCGGGCGGCGATCGCCAACCTGCGGGCGGGCGAAATCAAGCAAGGTGGATCGACGATCACCCAGCAGGTGGTCAAAAGCCTGTTGCTAACCCCGGAGAAGACCTACTCGCGCAAGATGCGGGAAATGATTCTCGCCAAGCGCATCGAGGACCGCCTGTCGAAAGAAGACATCCTTTATCTGTACCTCAATCAGATCTACTTCGGCGGCGGCGCGTACGGGGTCGAGGCGGCGGCGCGGGCTTACTTGGGCAAATCCGCCGCGCAACTCAGCGTGGCCGAGGCCGCCTTGCTGGCCGGGCTCGTGCAGGCGCCGGGCCGCTACAGTCCGCGCACGCGGCCTGAACGGGCGATGACCCGCCGTCATTACGTGCTCACCCGGCTGCTGGAAGACGGCCGCATTACCGCCGAGGAGTTTCAAACCGCCGACGCTCAGCCGCTGACCGTGCTGCCCTGGCACGATATCAACAAAGAACTCGCGCCGGATTACGTGGAATTCGTGCGTCGTTATCTGATGGAACAATACGGCGCCGAAAAAGTGCTGCAGGGCGGGCTGCGCGTCACCACGGCCTGCGACCTGGAACTGCAGCGCGCCGCCCGCGCGGCCGTCGATCTCGGGCTGCGCCAACATGCCAAACGGCAGGGCATCCTGGCGCTGCCGCCGGTTACGCCGCGCGAGCAGTGGCCCGAAGCGATGCGGCGCATCACGCGAATCAACGCCGGCAAAGACGCGACGCAAGTGCGCGAAGGCCTGGTGATCGGTTTGGACGACATCAGGCGCACGGCAACCGTGGACGTGGGCGGCGGGCTGGTGGATGTGCCGCTGGCGAAGATCAAATGGGCCACACGCATCAAGCGCGGTCGCAAGACGACGTCGGTCACGGTGCGTCGACCCAGCGATTTGCTACGCCCCGGCGATCGGGTGCAGGTGTACCGGGAAAGTAAAGGCGGCGCGTACGTGTTGGCCGCGTGGCCCGCGGCCGAGGCGGCGCTTTTGTCGATGGAGGTACGCACGCGCCACGTGCTGGCGATGATCGGCGGGGCCGACTTCGAACAAAGCGAGTTCAACCGCGCGGTACAGGCCCGCCGCCAGCCGGGCAGTGCGTTCAAGCCCATCGTGTACGCCGCGGCGGTCAACGCGGGACTCACGGCGGCGACGGTGTTCCCGGACACGGCGCTGGTGTTTTCCGACAATTGGCGCCCGGCGAATTACGACCGGCGTTTTCGCGGCTACATGTCGCTGCGTGAGGCGCTGACGCGCTCGATCAACACGGTGACGATTCGCGTGGCGGACATGATCGGCGTGGACTACCTGACCGCTTTCGCCAAGCGCGTCGGCCTGCACTCGCTAACCGGCGGCGATTTGTCGATGGCGATCGGCACGTATGAGATCACGCCCTTGGAGCTGGTCAACGCGTTCGGCGTGTTCGCATCCGGCGGCGTGCTCACCGATCCGGTGTTCGTGCTGCAAGTCGCCGACGCCGACGGCAACCTGTTGGAAGAGGCGGAGTTCAGCGACTTTGTCGAGCAAACGCCGCCCTTGGCCGAGAAGCCCGATTTGCGCGCGGTCGCGGCGAACAACTGGCCCGACGTTCATAACAATCCGCTGGAAGACCCGATGCGCGAACGGCGCTTGATGGAGTTCTTGTCTGATTTCGGCGTGGACAAAACGACGCCGGAGGATGAAGACGAAGAGGACGAAGACACGCCGGAGCCGCACGGCGAGATCCCGATTTCAGCCATCGTCAGCGGCAAGACGATCCGGCGGCAGGTCGTGGACCCGCAGGTGTCTTTCGTGATTACCGACATGATGCACAGCGTGGCGTCGCGCGGCACCGGGGCGAAAAGCAACGTGCTGGGCCGGGTGCTGGCGGGTAAAACCGGCACGACGAACGACTACGCCGATGCTTGGTTCGTGGGCTTCTCCCCGGAAGTGCTGGCCGGGGTCTGGGTGGGTTACGACCGCGGCGGCAAATCACTCGGGCGCAGCGAATCGGGCAGCACGACGGCGTTGCCGATTTGGATCGATTACATGCGCAATGCGCTCAAGGGGCGGGAACCGTCGAGTTTCGCCGCGCCGACGGGTTTGGTCTACGCGCGCATCGATCCGGAAACCGGCCTGTTGGCGCACCCCGACGCGCCGGGGGTCAACGAAATGTTCGTCGCCGGTACCGAGCCGACCGAATACGCGCCCAACCCCGCCACTCCTAACGCGGCCGATTTCTTCGACCTCGAATTCGAAGGCGATCTCGAGTGA